Proteins encoded in a region of the Alphaproteobacteria bacterium genome:
- a CDS encoding N-formylglutamate amidohydrolase, translating to MNPFELRVPASEGLPLVYDSPHSGRYYPEDFRFKPPLRLMRRGEDAYVDELIADASARGVTVLLANYPRVYVDANREHDDIDESLLAEPWPGTLRPTGKSRRGLGLIRRDIVPGVEVHAEKLTVAEVKRRLDNVYWPYHRALRAELDRAKTRYGFVWHIDWHSMKSVGNRMTPDGARRRADFVIGDLDGASAERELVEFIVGSLRDFGYRVVLNDPYRGAAIVRRSAAPERGFHSVQIEINRALYLDEAAVELNAGFEKLRADIEAFTMRLVEAARARVC from the coding sequence ATGAACCCCTTCGAGCTTCGTGTCCCCGCATCCGAAGGGCTGCCGCTCGTCTATGACTCTCCCCACAGCGGGCGTTACTACCCTGAGGATTTCCGCTTCAAGCCGCCGTTGCGGCTGATGCGCCGAGGCGAGGACGCCTATGTCGACGAACTCATCGCCGATGCGTCGGCACGGGGGGTTACGGTGCTCCTCGCGAACTACCCGCGCGTCTATGTCGATGCCAACCGCGAGCACGACGACATCGATGAATCACTGCTTGCCGAGCCGTGGCCCGGAACCCTTCGTCCGACCGGGAAATCGCGCCGAGGACTCGGCCTCATTCGCCGCGACATTGTGCCAGGCGTCGAGGTTCACGCGGAGAAACTTACGGTCGCCGAGGTCAAACGTCGACTCGACAATGTCTATTGGCCTTATCACCGGGCACTCCGCGCCGAACTCGACCGCGCCAAGACGCGCTACGGATTCGTCTGGCACATCGACTGGCACTCGATGAAATCTGTCGGCAACCGAATGACTCCGGACGGCGCGCGCAGGCGCGCCGATTTCGTGATCGGCGATCTCGATGGCGCCAGCGCAGAGCGAGAGCTTGTCGAGTTCATCGTCGGATCGTTGCGCGATTTCGGATACCGCGTCGTTCTCAACGACCCCTATAGAGGTGCCGCGATCGTGCGGCGGAGTGCAGCACCGGAGCGCGGATTTCACTCGGTGCAGATCGAGATCAACCGCGCCCTCTACCTTGATGAAGCGGCGGTCGAGCTGAATGCGGGCTTCGAGAAATTGCGCGCAGATATCGAGGCATTCACGATGCGCCTCGTCGA